The Pygocentrus nattereri isolate fPygNat1 chromosome 1, fPygNat1.pri, whole genome shotgun sequence genome window below encodes:
- the LOC108443575 gene encoding glyceraldehyde-3-phosphate dehydrogenase: MVKVGINGFGRIGRLVTRIAFLTGKVDIVAINDPFIDVDYMVYMFTYDSTHGRFKGEVRSEGGKLIINNHAIMVFSEKDPSNIKWADTGVEYVVESTGVFTTVEKASAHLKGGAKRVIISAPSADAPMFVMGVNQNVYDRSMNVVSNASCTTNCLAPLAKVIHDNFGIIEGLMSTVHAITATQKTVDGPSGKLWRDGRGASQNIIPASTGAAKAVGKVIPELNGKLTGMAFRVPTPNVSVVDLTVRLEKRAKYESIKKVVKAAAEGPLRGILGYTEEQLVSTDFNGDSHSSYFDASAGIALSDNFVKLVTWYDNEYGYSSRVVDLMVYMYSRE; encoded by the exons ATTTGGCCGTATTGGACGTCTGGTGACTCGGATTGCCTTCCTGACTGGAAAAGTCGACATTGTGGCCATCAATGACCCCTTCATTGATGTTGACTACATG GTGTATATGTTCACTTATGATTCCACCCATGGCCGCTTCAAAGGTGAGGTGAGGAGCGAGGGTGGCAAGCTCATCATCAACAACCATGCCATCATGGTCTTCTCAGA GAAGGACCCATCCAACATTAAATGGGCTGACACTGGCGTGGAGTATGTTGTTGAATCCACTGGTGTGTTCACCACTGTTGAGAAGGCCTCT GCTCATCTGAAGGGAGGTGCTAAGAGAGTCATCATCTCCGCCCCCAGTGCAGATGCTCCCATGTTTGTGATGGGTGTCAATCAGAATGTCTATGACAGATCCATGAATGTGGTCAG CAATGCTTCCTGCACAACAAATTGCCTTGCTCCTCTGGCCAAGGTCATCCACGATAATTTTGGCATCATTGAGGGACTCATG AGCACAGTGCATGCAATCACAGCCACGCAGAAGACTGTGGACGGCCCATCTGGTAAGCTGTGGAGAGACGGGCGCGGTGCCAGCCAGAACATCATTCCTGCCTCCACTGGAGCAGCCAAGGCTGTGGGCAAAGTCATCCCAGAGCTCAACGG TAAGCTGACGGGCATGGCCTTCCGTGTCCCCACCCCCAATGTGTCTGTTGTGGATTTGACAGTGCGTCTGGAAAAGCGA GCTAAATATGAAAGCATAAAGAAGGTGGTAAAGGCTGCAGCAGAAGGCCCGCTCAGGGGAATTCTGGGATACACTGAGGAACAG CTGGTATCCACAGACTTCAATGGTGACTCTCACTCTTCATACTTTGATGCTAGTGCTGGCATTGCACTCTCCGACAACTTTGTCAAGCTGGTGACATG